In Leuconostocaceae bacterium ESL0723, the following proteins share a genomic window:
- the lexA gene encoding transcriptional repressor LexA, producing MANSSDSKQIQVLRFIHDAQSKNGFPPTVREIGEAVGLSSSSTIHGHIERLVKKGYLSKDVSKPRARAIEVTPAGLDILGISTNAGRIPVLGLVTAGQPILAVEDQATEFFPIPDNLIQYDGDLFMLNVRGESMINIGILDGDKVIVRRQSNADNGDIVVAMNEDNEATVKRFFREASHFRLQPENDYMEPIILDNVSILGKVVGLYRDAIY from the coding sequence ATGGCCAACAGTTCTGATAGCAAACAAATTCAAGTCCTCCGTTTCATCCATGATGCGCAGAGTAAGAACGGTTTCCCCCCTACTGTCCGTGAAATTGGTGAGGCGGTGGGCCTATCTTCTTCTTCAACCATTCACGGTCACATTGAGCGACTGGTTAAAAAGGGTTACCTCTCTAAGGATGTTAGTAAGCCCCGGGCTCGGGCCATCGAAGTTACGCCGGCTGGGTTAGACATCTTAGGTATTTCGACCAACGCCGGTCGGATTCCGGTCCTTGGATTGGTTACTGCTGGTCAACCAATCTTGGCTGTTGAAGATCAGGCCACTGAATTTTTCCCCATTCCTGATAATCTCATTCAATATGACGGCGACCTCTTCATGCTTAACGTCCGCGGTGAGTCGATGATTAACATCGGTATCCTCGATGGTGACAAGGTGATTGTCCGCCGCCAAAGTAACGCCGACAATGGTGATATCGTGGTCGCCATGAACGAAGATAACGAAGCGACGGTTAAGCGCTTCTTCCGTGAGGCTAGCCATTTCCGTCTCCAGCCTGAAAACGACTACATGGAACCCATTATCTTAGATAACGTTTCCATCCTCGGTAAGGTCGTTGGCCTCTACCGCGATGCCATTTATTAA
- the pyrF gene encoding orotidine-5'-phosphate decarboxylase → MSGPIFIALDFDSAAKAQQFLTPFEQLPQKPAVKVGMELFYAAGPSLVQALRQNGFTVFLDLKLYDIPHTVGQAVAVLRKLDVQYLTVHAAGGAAMLAQAQAAAGDQLKLLAVTQLTSFSEAEVQDIHLSAASLDETVVHLAQLADKAGLAGTISSPHEAGLIGDNTRPGFLKITPGIRLAGDAVGDQKRVTTPADARRLGSDGIVVGRSITKAANPVAAYQEVEGAWQAND, encoded by the coding sequence ATGTCCGGCCCCATTTTTATTGCCTTAGACTTTGACAGCGCGGCCAAGGCCCAGCAATTCCTGACTCCCTTTGAGCAATTACCTCAAAAGCCGGCGGTGAAGGTAGGCATGGAGTTGTTTTACGCGGCCGGTCCCAGTTTGGTTCAAGCCCTCCGGCAGAATGGCTTTACTGTTTTTCTAGACCTGAAATTGTATGACATTCCCCACACCGTTGGGCAAGCCGTTGCAGTTCTTAGAAAATTAGATGTTCAGTACCTGACGGTGCATGCGGCTGGCGGCGCAGCGATGTTGGCCCAGGCCCAGGCAGCGGCCGGGGATCAGCTGAAGCTTTTGGCAGTCACCCAGTTAACCTCCTTTAGTGAGGCGGAGGTCCAAGACATTCATCTTTCAGCGGCCAGCCTGGATGAAACCGTAGTGCACCTGGCCCAGTTGGCTGACAAAGCTGGTTTAGCCGGCACGATTAGTTCACCCCACGAAGCAGGTTTAATTGGTGATAACACCCGGCCTGGTTTTCTAAAAATCACGCCCGGCATTCGCCTGGCCGGTGATGCGGTGGGGGACCAAAAGCGGGTGACAACCCCAGCTGATGCTCGTCGGCTGGGCTCAGACGGTATCGTGGTTGGCCGTTCGATTACCAAGGCGGCTAATCCAGTAGCGGCCTATCAAGAAGTAGAAGGAGCATGGCAAGCAAATGACTGA
- a CDS encoding carbamoyl phosphate synthase small subunit — protein sequence MKTKYLMLANGSVYKGQGFGADHDVMAELVFNTGMSGYQESITDLSYRGEMIVFTYPLIGNYGINRDDFESLHPAAAAIVVHEIARRPSNWRKMMSLPEWAEKNDLPGITGVDTRALTKELREEGAMKAALVDEVTDEAWERLAAFNKDTNMVADATTKTQYQSPNDGPSVALIDFGLKNSILRSLAKRGVNVMVFPSTVDAKTVLAANPDGVLLSNGPGDPADVDYAIPMIQELQEAVPLMAICMGHQLFAIANGATTYKMKYGHRGFNHAIRREGQDRLDFTSQNHGYAVDRDSLAGTDLEITHEEINDGTVEGLHLKDHNAFSVQFHPDAAPGPHDAEYLFDEFLKSIEENQKKGVTHA from the coding sequence ATGAAAACCAAGTATTTAATGTTAGCAAACGGTTCAGTCTACAAGGGTCAGGGCTTTGGTGCTGACCACGACGTGATGGCCGAACTGGTTTTTAATACGGGTATGTCTGGTTACCAAGAATCAATTACTGACCTCTCATACCGAGGTGAAATGATTGTTTTCACCTACCCCTTGATTGGTAACTACGGTATTAACCGGGATGACTTTGAAAGTTTACATCCGGCCGCAGCTGCCATTGTGGTCCACGAAATTGCCCGCCGTCCTAGTAACTGGCGTAAGATGATGAGCCTGCCCGAGTGGGCCGAGAAAAATGATCTGCCAGGTATTACCGGGGTTGATACCCGGGCCTTGACAAAGGAGTTACGGGAAGAGGGAGCGATGAAGGCGGCCCTGGTTGATGAAGTAACTGATGAGGCCTGGGAGCGCTTGGCAGCCTTTAACAAGGACACCAACATGGTGGCGGATGCCACTACCAAGACCCAGTACCAAAGCCCTAACGATGGTCCCTCGGTGGCCCTGATTGACTTTGGCCTAAAAAATTCGATTCTGCGTTCTTTAGCTAAGCGGGGCGTGAACGTGATGGTTTTCCCATCCACGGTGGACGCAAAGACGGTCTTGGCCGCTAATCCCGACGGGGTTCTGCTTTCTAATGGACCTGGTGACCCTGCTGACGTGGATTACGCCATTCCCATGATTCAAGAGCTTCAGGAAGCCGTACCTTTGATGGCAATCTGCATGGGCCACCAGCTCTTTGCCATTGCCAACGGGGCTACGACTTACAAGATGAAGTATGGGCACCGTGGCTTTAACCACGCCATTCGGCGTGAAGGGCAGGATCGCCTAGATTTTACCTCCCAAAACCACGGTTACGCCGTGGACCGGGACAGCTTGGCGGGTACTGACTTAGAGATTACCCACGAGGAGATTAACGACGGCACGGTCGAAGGGTTGCACTTGAAGGATCACAATGCCTTCTCCGTCCAATTCCATCCCGACGCAGCGCCTGGTCCCCACGATGCTGAGTACCTGTTTGATGAGTTTTTGAAGTCGATTGAGGAAAACCAGAAAAAAGGGGTGACCCATGCCTAA
- the carB gene encoding carbamoyl-phosphate synthase large subunit, giving the protein MPKRQDIHKILVIGSGPIVIGQAAEFDYSGTQAALSLKEEGYSVVLVNSNPATIMTDSEIADKVYIEPLSLDFLERILRKERPDAILPTLGGQTGLNLAKDLSEAGILDELHIELLGTKLSAIEEAEDREEFKELMERLHEPIPESVIATHLDEALEFADQYGYPVIVRPAYTLGGTGGGIAHNHQELAEIASNGLELSPVTQVLIERSIAGFKEIEFEVMRDAHDNALVVASMENFDPVGIHTGDSIVTAPVQTLSDREVQMMRDAALKIIRALKIEGGVNIQMALDPKSYNYYIIEVNPRVSRSSALASKATGYPIAKVSAKIAVGLTLDEIINPVTGTTKAEFEPALDYVVVKIPRWPFDKFVTADRHLGTQMKATGEVMAIGRNFEEGLLKAVRSLEIGVIGLDDMTFPDWSTEDLLDNLMPARDDRLFMLAELLRRGESIETLHKITKIDEFFLDKVAHLVEIEQDLKDHVGDADYLDYAKKNGFADQTIAKLWGWQSAQDVREFRKGQGITPVYKMVDTVAAEFESQTPYYYSTYEQENESIVSDRPSVLVLGSGPIRIGQGVEFDYATVHAVEAIQAAGYEAIIMNSNPETVSTDFSISDKLYFEPLTLEDVLNVTDLEKPMGVVVQFGGQTAINLAEPLAEHGIKILGTSVENLNRAEDREAFDQVIKELNLPQPKGMTATTVDGALEAAQKIGYPVLIRPSYVLGGRAMEIVVDDHELKDYMQRAVKVSHDHPVLIDSYLVGQEAEVDVLSDGQTAVIPGIMEHIERAGIHSGDSMSVYPPQYLSEKVRKEIVDASINLAKALGTVGLMNVQFVIHDNQAYVIEVNPRASRTVPFISKVTHIPLAQLATRVMLGEKLADLGYKTGLAPEDDKVHVKAPIFSFTKLPAVDSLLGPEMKSTGEVMGSDTTLPKALYKAFIASNIQVPQYGNVLFTVADGDKEEALQLAQRFNDLGFSLYATAGTGQYLIDHGLPVEILDKIDESDNNPLQALRDQKLQVVVNTTQVDDRAEEDGQRIRAAAIENGVPLFTALDTVKAFLDVLESRSFTVNEL; this is encoded by the coding sequence ATGCCTAAACGTCAAGATATCCATAAAATTCTAGTGATTGGTTCTGGTCCGATTGTGATTGGTCAGGCCGCTGAGTTTGACTACTCTGGTACCCAGGCCGCTCTGTCCTTAAAGGAAGAGGGCTACTCAGTGGTGCTGGTTAATTCCAATCCAGCCACTATCATGACTGACTCAGAAATCGCTGATAAGGTCTATATCGAGCCCCTGTCCCTGGATTTCTTAGAGCGGATTCTGCGTAAGGAACGGCCGGACGCCATCCTGCCCACGCTTGGTGGTCAAACTGGTTTGAACCTGGCCAAAGACCTGTCTGAAGCCGGGATTTTGGACGAACTGCACATTGAACTGCTGGGTACTAAGCTGTCGGCCATTGAAGAGGCTGAAGACCGGGAAGAGTTCAAGGAATTGATGGAACGTCTCCACGAGCCCATTCCTGAATCGGTGATTGCTACTCATTTGGACGAGGCCTTGGAATTCGCTGACCAGTACGGTTACCCCGTGATTGTTCGGCCCGCCTACACCCTGGGTGGAACTGGCGGCGGGATTGCCCACAACCACCAGGAACTAGCTGAAATTGCCAGCAACGGACTGGAATTATCACCAGTTACCCAGGTTTTGATTGAGCGTTCGATTGCCGGCTTCAAAGAGATTGAGTTTGAAGTCATGCGCGATGCCCACGATAATGCCTTGGTCGTGGCCTCGATGGAAAACTTTGATCCGGTTGGGATTCACACCGGTGATTCAATCGTAACCGCCCCGGTCCAGACCCTGTCAGACCGAGAAGTTCAGATGATGCGGGATGCCGCCTTAAAGATTATCCGCGCCCTTAAAATTGAGGGTGGGGTTAACATTCAGATGGCGCTTGACCCTAAGTCTTATAACTACTACATCATTGAAGTAAACCCCCGGGTTTCCCGGTCTTCAGCCCTGGCTTCGAAGGCAACTGGTTACCCAATTGCTAAGGTTTCGGCCAAAATTGCGGTCGGCCTGACCCTGGACGAAATCATCAATCCAGTTACCGGTACGACCAAAGCTGAGTTTGAACCGGCCCTGGACTATGTCGTGGTCAAGATTCCACGTTGGCCCTTTGATAAGTTTGTCACTGCAGACCGTCACTTGGGTACCCAGATGAAGGCGACCGGTGAAGTCATGGCCATTGGCCGTAATTTTGAAGAAGGCTTGTTAAAGGCGGTCCGCTCCCTGGAAATTGGGGTGATTGGCTTAGATGACATGACCTTCCCAGACTGGTCAACGGAGGACCTTCTGGACAATTTGATGCCAGCCCGGGACGACCGGCTCTTCATGCTGGCTGAATTGCTACGGCGGGGTGAAAGCATTGAGACCCTGCATAAAATTACCAAGATTGACGAGTTCTTCTTGGACAAAGTGGCCCACCTGGTTGAAATCGAGCAGGACCTAAAGGACCACGTTGGTGACGCGGACTATCTAGACTATGCCAAGAAAAACGGCTTTGCGGACCAGACCATTGCTAAGCTTTGGGGTTGGCAGAGTGCCCAGGATGTCCGTGAATTTCGTAAGGGGCAGGGGATTACGCCCGTTTATAAGATGGTGGATACGGTGGCGGCCGAATTTGAGTCGCAGACCCCTTATTATTACAGTACCTACGAGCAGGAGAATGAATCGATTGTTTCTGACCGTCCAAGCGTCTTAGTTCTGGGTTCTGGTCCAATCCGGATTGGGCAGGGGGTCGAGTTTGACTACGCTACCGTTCACGCTGTGGAGGCCATTCAAGCGGCGGGCTATGAAGCCATTATCATGAACTCGAATCCGGAAACGGTTTCCACTGACTTTTCGATTTCAGACAAGCTCTACTTTGAGCCCCTGACCTTAGAAGATGTCTTAAATGTGACTGACTTAGAAAAGCCAATGGGCGTCGTGGTTCAGTTTGGTGGCCAAACGGCGATTAACTTGGCTGAGCCGCTGGCTGAACACGGGATTAAGATTCTAGGCACTTCAGTTGAGAACCTGAACCGGGCCGAAGACCGTGAAGCCTTTGACCAGGTGATTAAGGAATTAAACCTGCCTCAGCCAAAGGGGATGACTGCGACGACCGTTGATGGTGCCCTGGAAGCTGCTCAAAAGATTGGTTATCCGGTCCTTATTCGGCCTTCCTACGTTTTGGGTGGCCGGGCCATGGAAATCGTGGTCGACGATCATGAGTTAAAGGATTACATGCAGCGGGCCGTCAAAGTTTCCCATGATCATCCAGTTTTGATTGACTCTTACCTGGTTGGTCAAGAGGCCGAGGTCGATGTCCTGTCAGATGGTCAAACGGCGGTTATTCCGGGTATCATGGAACATATCGAGCGGGCTGGGATTCACTCCGGTGATTCAATGTCAGTTTATCCACCCCAGTACCTGTCTGAAAAGGTGCGCAAGGAAATCGTGGATGCCTCCATCAACCTGGCTAAGGCTTTGGGCACGGTTGGACTGATGAACGTTCAGTTCGTCATTCATGATAATCAAGCCTATGTCATCGAGGTTAACCCCCGGGCTTCCCGGACGGTACCCTTTATTTCCAAGGTGACCCACATTCCTTTGGCCCAATTGGCAACCCGGGTGATGCTGGGTGAAAAGTTGGCCGACCTAGGTTACAAGACTGGTCTGGCACCCGAAGATGACAAGGTCCACGTTAAGGCCCCAATCTTCTCCTTCACCAAGTTGCCAGCCGTTGATTCCCTCTTAGGACCCGAAATGAAATCCACCGGTGAAGTAATGGGTTCCGATACCACTCTGCCTAAAGCGCTTTATAAGGCCTTTATCGCTTCTAATATTCAGGTGCCACAGTATGGCAACGTGCTCTTTACAGTGGCGGATGGCGACAAGGAAGAGGCCTTGCAGCTGGCCCAACGCTTCAACGATCTTGGCTTTTCACTGTACGCTACCGCTGGCACCGGCCAGTACCTGATTGACCACGGTTTGCCGGTTGAGATCTTAGACAAGATTGATGAGTCGGATAATAATCCGCTCCAGGCTCTCCGTGACCAGAAGTTACAGGTCGTGGTGAACACGACTCAGGTTGATGACCGAGCTGAGGAAGATGGCCAGCGCATCCGTGCCGCGGCCATTGAAAACGGCGTACCACTCTTTACCGCCCTGGATACGGTCAAGGCCTTCTTGGATGTCCTTGAAAGTCGCAGTTTCACCGTTAACGAACTTTAA
- a CDS encoding YneF family protein, translating to MTILYVVLALIVGLVGGFFLARMTMKNYLAKNPPISEEMMKSMMMSMGQKPSQKKLNQVMAQMKNQTLKSQKK from the coding sequence GTGACGATTTTATATGTAGTACTAGCCTTGATCGTTGGTCTGGTGGGTGGTTTCTTCCTGGCCCGGATGACGATGAAAAATTACCTGGCTAAGAACCCACCTATTTCAGAAGAAATGATGAAGTCGATGATGATGTCGATGGGGCAAAAGCCTTCCCAAAAGAAGTTGAACCAGGTCATGGCTCAGATGAAGAATCAGACTTTGAAGAGTCAAAAAAAATAA
- a CDS encoding YlbF family regulator — translation MTVNIYDNANEMANVLTETDQYIAWQNAFGAVQDDQEAKDLFAQFQKIQATVQQLMQAQQTPKPEQEKEWDAVAKDVQSNELIKNLMTAEQNLNGLLGELNEIVTKPISQAYADAQ, via the coding sequence ATGACCGTTAATATTTACGATAATGCTAATGAAATGGCTAACGTTTTGACTGAAACTGACCAGTACATTGCCTGGCAGAATGCCTTTGGTGCCGTCCAAGACGACCAGGAAGCCAAGGACCTCTTTGCCCAGTTTCAAAAAATTCAGGCCACGGTTCAGCAGTTGATGCAGGCCCAGCAAACCCCTAAGCCTGAGCAGGAAAAGGAATGGGACGCTGTCGCTAAGGACGTGCAGTCTAACGAATTAATTAAGAACCTGATGACGGCTGAGCAGAACTTGAACGGGCTCTTGGGTGAACTCAATGAAATCGTAACTAAGCCTATTTCTCAGGCTTACGCTGATGCTCAGTAA
- a CDS encoding aspartate carbamoyltransferase catalytic subunit: MPDFLNINELDLPLIERLINRSLALKQGAKSTSRHLAAANLFFENSTRTHSSFQMAENKLGWSQILIDPQASSMAKGESLLDTLKTLKAIGVDVAVVRHQQADWYQDMVQNKGYPVPHLVNAGDGNGQHPSQSLLDLVTIYQEFGHFAGLNIRITGDLRHSRVARSNAEILNRLGARLTFVAPPQWRAPWFDQYGHYAELDDDLNQQDVVMFLRVQHERITQRENQNFSVLDYHQHYGLTPARYQELKPSAIIMHPAPVNRDVEIASDLVEAPKSRIFRQMENGVYARMAILEYVTAESR, from the coding sequence ATGCCCGATTTTCTAAATATTAATGAATTGGACCTACCACTAATTGAGCGCTTGATTAACCGCAGCCTGGCGCTAAAACAGGGGGCTAAATCCACTAGTCGCCACCTGGCCGCCGCTAATCTGTTCTTTGAAAATTCAACCCGGACCCACTCTAGCTTCCAAATGGCAGAAAACAAGTTAGGCTGGTCCCAGATTTTAATCGACCCCCAGGCTAGTTCGATGGCCAAGGGTGAGAGCCTACTGGATACCTTAAAGACCTTAAAAGCCATTGGCGTGGACGTCGCGGTGGTTCGCCACCAGCAAGCCGACTGGTACCAGGACATGGTTCAAAATAAGGGCTACCCAGTGCCCCACCTGGTCAATGCCGGCGATGGCAACGGTCAGCATCCTTCCCAAAGTCTTTTAGACCTGGTCACGATTTACCAGGAATTTGGGCACTTTGCCGGATTAAACATTCGCATTACTGGTGATCTCAGACATTCGCGGGTAGCCCGTTCCAATGCTGAAATCCTTAACCGGTTAGGCGCCCGCCTAACCTTTGTGGCACCGCCACAATGGCGGGCACCCTGGTTTGACCAGTACGGCCACTATGCTGAATTAGATGATGATTTGAATCAGCAGGACGTAGTTATGTTTTTGCGGGTTCAGCATGAGCGCATTACCCAGCGGGAAAATCAGAACTTTTCAGTCCTGGACTACCACCAGCATTATGGGCTGACGCCCGCACGCTACCAAGAGCTTAAACCCAGTGCGATTATCATGCACCCAGCCCCGGTTAACCGGGATGTTGAAATTGCTAGCGATTTGGTGGAAGCACCTAAATCCCGGATTTTTCGACAGATGGAAAACGGGGTTTATGCCCGGATGGCAATTTTAGAATATGTGACGGCTGAGAGCCGGTAA
- a CDS encoding 1-acyl-sn-glycerol-3-phosphate acyltransferase, which yields MKFYAFIRVFTVTLVSIINGRVTYLNKDRLPQQGNYVLVGPHRTWWDPVWYAMAAYPKKFIFMAKRELFRFAPLRWLITALGAFPVDRNNVGPSVIKYPVNELKHGERSLIMFPTGSRHSQDLKAGSIIIAKMSGQPIVPAVYQGPVKFSHLFKRNNTTINFGEPIVIDRKARLNDETIEHYNQEIQAAFAALDQEINPDWVYHDPKAGQKK from the coding sequence ATGAAATTCTACGCCTTTATCCGGGTCTTTACCGTCACCCTGGTTAGCATTATTAACGGTCGGGTGACCTACCTAAACAAGGACCGCCTCCCACAACAAGGCAACTATGTCCTAGTCGGACCACACCGGACCTGGTGGGATCCAGTCTGGTACGCTATGGCCGCCTACCCTAAAAAGTTCATCTTCATGGCCAAGCGGGAGCTCTTCCGTTTTGCGCCCCTGCGTTGGTTAATTACCGCCCTGGGCGCTTTCCCAGTTGATCGCAACAACGTGGGCCCCAGCGTTATCAAATACCCGGTTAACGAGCTCAAGCATGGTGAGCGTTCCCTCATTATGTTTCCAACTGGGTCCCGACACAGTCAGGACTTGAAGGCTGGTTCAATTATCATTGCTAAGATGTCTGGGCAGCCGATTGTACCAGCCGTTTATCAAGGTCCGGTCAAGTTCAGCCACCTCTTTAAGCGTAATAATACCACAATCAATTTTGGCGAACCAATTGTCATCGATCGTAAGGCCCGCCTCAATGATGAGACCATTGAGCATTACAACCAAGAAATCCAAGCCGCCTTTGCCGCCTTGGACCAAGAAATTAACCCCGACTGGGTCTACCACGATCCTAAAGCAGGGCAAAAAAAATAA
- a CDS encoding tRNA1(Val) (adenine(37)-N6)-methyltransferase: protein MTTAKLRPGERLDGLPAQNIQIIQNPDMFAYSLDAILLAHFAQPKKKGRGLSLDLGAGTGAIGLFYAPKVLGPVKLVEIQPELADMAARSVALNDLSDRVSVLNTDMKSVFDEVNPGSVDTVLANPPYFPTNEKTKQNLDRHYQLARHEVAIDLPGLVQVANKLLKNHGKFYLVHRPERLTEIMAALATKNFAISRLQFVYGKADRPANMVLLEAIKDGGSGGTRVLPPLVAYTNQNDYTPQLREILYGPAWTLSDQR, encoded by the coding sequence ATGACCACTGCAAAACTGCGCCCTGGTGAGCGCCTGGACGGCCTGCCCGCCCAGAATATTCAAATTATCCAAAACCCAGATATGTTTGCCTATTCTTTGGATGCCATTTTACTGGCCCACTTTGCCCAACCCAAGAAGAAGGGGCGGGGACTGAGTTTGGACTTAGGCGCCGGGACGGGGGCAATCGGATTATTTTATGCACCCAAGGTTTTAGGGCCCGTTAAGTTAGTTGAAATCCAGCCTGAATTAGCTGACATGGCGGCCCGTTCGGTGGCCTTGAACGATTTAAGTGACCGGGTTTCGGTCTTAAATACGGATATGAAGTCGGTTTTTGACGAGGTAAACCCCGGTTCAGTCGATACGGTTTTAGCTAACCCGCCTTATTTTCCAACTAATGAAAAGACTAAGCAAAACCTAGACCGGCATTACCAACTAGCCCGCCATGAGGTCGCCATTGACCTGCCAGGCCTAGTCCAAGTGGCTAATAAGCTCTTGAAAAATCATGGTAAGTTCTACCTCGTCCATCGGCCCGAACGGCTGACTGAGATTATGGCAGCCTTGGCTACAAAAAACTTTGCCATTAGCCGCCTTCAATTTGTCTATGGCAAGGCAGATCGACCAGCTAACATGGTCTTATTGGAGGCCATTAAGGATGGCGGCAGTGGGGGAACCAGGGTGTTACCACCCCTGGTGGCCTATACCAACCAAAATGATTACACACCTCAGCTAAGGGAAATTTTGTATGGGCCGGCCTGGACCTTATCAGACCAACGTTAG
- a CDS encoding dihydroorotase, protein MMAELIQNAQILDTAGQLVDSDVLIEDGHIQAVGPHLHPVEGVSVIDAHGAFLTPGLVDVHVHFRDPGFTDKETIRTGSQAAAHGGFTTVLAMPNLNPVPDTPEKLAAQIRLNQAEGVVNVLQYGAISANLTDKNVSDLEAMSAEGAVAFSNDGKGVQDAGTMYQAMLGAAAVDKPLAAHLEDNSLINHGVINEGVASKRLGLAGITGLAESSQLARDLVLAQTTGVHYHVAHISTKESVTLVRLAKEQGIKVTAEVSPHHLLLSDEDIVGDNALFKMNPPLRSEADREALVAGLLDGTIDMVATDHAPHTASEKAQSMQTAPFGITGIETSFQLLYTHLVKSGVMTLATLIDRMLVRPIQAFGLAAPKQIQVGQVADLALFDLTDTTTINFDDFASKGKNSPFVGWQVNGSTLVTWVAGKRVYERTAK, encoded by the coding sequence ATGATGGCGGAGTTGATTCAAAATGCTCAGATTTTAGACACGGCCGGCCAACTGGTCGACAGTGATGTCTTAATCGAAGACGGTCACATCCAAGCAGTGGGACCCCATCTTCATCCAGTCGAAGGGGTGTCGGTCATTGACGCTCATGGGGCCTTTTTAACCCCAGGCTTAGTCGATGTCCATGTTCACTTCCGTGATCCTGGCTTTACTGACAAGGAGACGATTCGAACTGGTTCCCAGGCAGCTGCCCACGGTGGCTTTACGACTGTTTTGGCCATGCCGAACTTAAATCCAGTGCCAGATACCCCTGAGAAATTAGCCGCTCAGATTCGCTTAAACCAGGCCGAAGGCGTGGTTAACGTGCTTCAGTACGGTGCGATTTCTGCTAACCTAACCGATAAAAATGTCAGTGATCTCGAGGCCATGAGCGCTGAAGGGGCGGTCGCCTTTAGTAACGATGGTAAGGGGGTCCAGGATGCGGGGACCATGTATCAGGCCATGCTGGGTGCCGCTGCCGTCGATAAGCCCCTGGCTGCCCATTTGGAAGATAACTCCCTGATTAACCACGGTGTCATTAATGAGGGCGTCGCTTCAAAGCGCCTGGGCTTAGCCGGCATTACCGGCCTAGCCGAAAGTTCCCAACTGGCCCGTGACCTGGTCTTGGCTCAGACTACCGGGGTCCACTACCACGTGGCTCATATTTCGACAAAGGAGTCGGTTACCCTGGTCCGCCTAGCTAAAGAGCAGGGGATTAAGGTGACGGCTGAAGTTTCGCCCCATCACTTACTTTTATCAGATGAAGACATTGTGGGGGATAACGCGCTCTTTAAGATGAACCCACCCCTACGGTCGGAGGCTGACCGGGAGGCCCTGGTAGCTGGTTTGCTTGATGGCACCATTGACATGGTGGCGACTGACCATGCCCCCCATACCGCCAGTGAAAAGGCCCAGAGCATGCAAACTGCACCCTTTGGCATTACTGGCATTGAAACCAGTTTCCAGCTCCTTTATACCCATCTCGTTAAAAGCGGGGTGATGACCTTGGCGACCCTAATTGATCGGATGTTAGTCCGACCTATCCAGGCCTTTGGCCTGGCAGCCCCTAAACAGATTCAGGTTGGGCAAGTGGCTGATTTAGCCCTCTTTGACCTAACCGATACCACCACCATTAACTTTGATGACTTTGCCTCTAAGGGCAAGAATTCTCCCTTTGTTGGCTGGCAGGTTAATGGCAGCACCCTGGTTACCTGGGTGGCTGGCAAGCGTGTCTATGAAAGGACGGCAAAATGA
- the lepB gene encoding signal peptidase I: MSRFSELKIKDSFWLGRVLPTVLVALILGLLVHFFLFSGGVVRGSAMQPNLKAGQYVWINRVSKVERGDVIAFKGSVVDPRHAHAGQYVQRVIAVGGDTVKFQDGQLYVNGHRVRQEAIADDQKGPGTALGFGDSWDLQSLSASKLWKKGDRNQKRVPKGAYFVLGDDRSQANDSRYFGFVSQKAVLGRVTLPAWAGTGQQRQAVNDGRQQYWA; the protein is encoded by the coding sequence GTGTCACGATTCAGTGAGCTAAAAATCAAAGATTCTTTTTGGCTGGGACGGGTGTTGCCCACTGTTTTAGTGGCCCTGATTTTAGGTCTTTTAGTGCACTTTTTCTTGTTTAGTGGCGGCGTTGTACGAGGTTCGGCCATGCAGCCGAATTTAAAAGCTGGTCAGTACGTCTGGATTAACCGGGTCAGTAAGGTGGAGCGGGGTGACGTGATCGCCTTTAAGGGCTCGGTCGTCGATCCCCGGCATGCCCACGCCGGTCAGTATGTCCAGCGGGTAATTGCAGTTGGTGGTGATACGGTTAAGTTCCAGGATGGTCAGCTTTACGTTAATGGTCATCGGGTTAGGCAGGAAGCCATTGCTGATGACCAGAAAGGGCCCGGCACTGCTCTTGGGTTTGGTGACAGCTGGGATTTGCAATCCTTATCGGCTAGCAAGCTCTGGAAAAAGGGGGACCGCAACCAAAAACGGGTTCCCAAGGGTGCCTACTTTGTTCTTGGGGATGACCGCAGCCAGGCCAATGACAGCCGCTACTTTGGCTTTGTCAGTCAAAAAGCGGTCTTAGGTCGGGTGACGCTGCCTGCCTGGGCTGGTACCGGTCAACAGCGTCAGGCCGTTAATGACGGCCGTCAGCAGTATTGGGCTTAA